One segment of Fuscovulum ytuae DNA contains the following:
- a CDS encoding monovalent cation/H+ antiporter subunit A, whose protein sequence is MTLALIAALPFLGALLPGLLIRSGRTACATVTGSVTLLALVLLGLQAPAVLRGEVVTTRIDWLPSLGLNANFMLDGLGLLFAGLILGIGLLIILYARFYLAKSDPMGVFYTYLMLFQGAMVGIVLSDNILLLLIFWELTSLSSFLLIGYWKHLPEGRQGARMALAVTGGGGLAMIAGMLILGNIAGSYDLSVILTQKEAIQASDWYLPALILILLGCFTKSAQFPFHFWLPHAMAAPTPVSAYLHSATMVKAGIFLMARMWPVLAGTPEWFWIVTSAGLITMLIGAKIAFFKDDLKALLAFSTVSHLGLITMLLGMGTAKAATVAVFHIINHATFKAALFMSAGIVDHETHTRDLKRLGGLRHLMPVTFTIAGIAALSMAGIPPFNGFLSKELMLEEAAHTALGPAWLLPVLATLAALFSVAYSFRFLAHAFLGPKRDDYPHTPHDPGFGLWAAPALLATLVVLIGLMPMTTAAWLVDAASSAVTGTPQEVHIKHWHGLYAPALWMSIAAVGGGYALLSIFPRLRAMWDATPRPEAKAIFDAIIEPLAATARSVTQFLHNGSLTRAIAIGTIAIGATALWAFDTGTHLPGTRDMLAITPVTIIAWGLLMFAAVGVAVMHRNRLLSLVLIGIIGLIISLGFAWLSAPDLALTQITVEVVTVVFMLLALNFLPKETPRESSPVRRTRDAVIAVGAGTGIAALAYALMTRAAAFPPISAFHLEQSKPGAGGTNAVNTIIVDFRGYDTYGEIIVLGIAALLIYALVEALLKPGPANDALHAMAATRKGFAGDRHPLLMVMATRFILPVAMVIGVFIFLRGHNLPGGGFIAGLVFAIATVMQYMASGLAWTETRQRIDHHALIALGALVAAAAGVGSWLFGAPFLASSFTYVHLWPLEEFELATAAIFDLGVFLCVLGAVMLALNSLSRLARRAGETTSADPYSVDRPEGGN, encoded by the coding sequence ATGACCCTTGCGCTGATTGCCGCCCTGCCCTTCCTCGGCGCCCTTTTGCCGGGCCTGCTCATCCGTTCTGGCCGCACCGCCTGCGCCACCGTCACCGGATCAGTGACCCTGCTTGCCTTGGTGCTTTTGGGCCTGCAAGCCCCCGCCGTCCTGCGGGGCGAAGTTGTCACCACCCGGATCGACTGGCTCCCCTCCCTCGGCCTGAATGCGAACTTCATGCTCGATGGACTTGGCCTGCTCTTTGCGGGGCTCATCCTTGGCATCGGCCTCCTGATCATCCTTTACGCCCGCTTCTACCTCGCGAAATCCGATCCGATGGGGGTGTTCTACACCTACCTCATGCTCTTCCAAGGCGCGATGGTGGGGATCGTCCTGTCCGACAACATCCTGCTTTTGTTGATCTTCTGGGAACTGACCTCGCTGTCGTCCTTCCTGCTGATCGGCTATTGGAAGCACCTTCCCGAAGGCCGCCAAGGCGCACGCATGGCGCTGGCCGTCACGGGCGGCGGCGGGCTTGCGATGATCGCAGGGATGCTGATCCTCGGCAATATCGCGGGCAGCTATGACCTTTCGGTCATCCTCACGCAGAAAGAGGCGATTCAGGCGTCCGATTGGTATCTGCCCGCGCTGATCTTGATCCTTCTGGGTTGCTTCACCAAATCCGCGCAATTCCCCTTCCATTTCTGGCTGCCCCACGCCATGGCCGCCCCCACGCCCGTCTCGGCCTATCTGCATTCGGCCACGATGGTGAAGGCGGGCATCTTCCTGATGGCACGCATGTGGCCGGTGCTGGCCGGAACGCCGGAATGGTTCTGGATCGTCACCTCGGCGGGCCTCATCACGATGCTGATCGGGGCGAAGATTGCCTTCTTCAAAGATGACCTTAAGGCGCTTTTGGCCTTCTCAACGGTCAGTCATCTGGGCCTCATCACCATGCTTCTGGGCATGGGCACGGCCAAGGCCGCCACGGTTGCCGTTTTTCACATTATCAACCACGCCACCTTCAAGGCCGCGCTCTTCATGTCGGCGGGGATCGTGGATCACGAAACCCATACCCGCGATCTCAAGCGTCTTGGCGGCCTGCGCCACCTGATGCCCGTTACCTTCACCATCGCGGGCATCGCGGCGCTGTCCATGGCGGGCATCCCGCCCTTCAACGGTTTCCTCTCCAAGGAACTGATGCTGGAAGAGGCCGCGCATACCGCCCTCGGCCCGGCATGGCTGCTGCCCGTGCTGGCGACCCTCGCCGCACTCTTTTCCGTGGCCTACAGCTTCCGCTTCCTCGCCCATGCCTTCCTCGGGCCAAAGCGCGATGATTACCCTCATACACCGCATGACCCCGGCTTCGGCCTCTGGGCAGCGCCGGCGCTGCTCGCCACGCTTGTTGTCCTGATCGGCCTGATGCCCATGACCACCGCCGCCTGGCTGGTCGATGCAGCCTCGTCTGCCGTCACCGGCACCCCGCAAGAGGTGCATATCAAGCACTGGCATGGCCTTTATGCCCCCGCCCTGTGGATGTCGATCGCGGCCGTCGGTGGCGGCTATGCCCTGCTGTCGATCTTCCCCCGTCTCCGCGCCATGTGGGATGCCACCCCGCGCCCCGAAGCGAAGGCCATATTCGATGCCATCATCGAACCGCTTGCCGCCACCGCCCGCAGCGTGACGCAATTCCTGCACAACGGCTCGCTGACCCGCGCCATCGCCATCGGCACCATCGCCATCGGCGCGACTGCGCTCTGGGCTTTCGACACGGGCACCCACCTGCCCGGCACGCGCGACATGCTGGCCATCACCCCGGTCACCATCATCGCCTGGGGCCTTCTGATGTTCGCCGCTGTGGGCGTTGCGGTCATGCACCGCAACCGCCTTCTGTCGCTCGTCCTCATTGGGATCATCGGCCTGATCATCTCGCTTGGCTTTGCATGGCTCTCCGCCCCTGACCTCGCCCTGACCCAGATCACGGTCGAGGTGGTGACGGTCGTCTTCATGCTCCTCGCCCTCAATTTCCTGCCCAAGGAAACCCCGCGCGAAAGCAGCCCCGTCCGCCGCACCCGCGATGCCGTCATCGCCGTTGGCGCAGGCACCGGGATCGCGGCGCTTGCCTATGCGCTGATGACCCGCGCCGCGGCTTTCCCGCCGATTTCCGCCTTCCATCTGGAACAGTCGAAACCCGGCGCAGGCGGCACCAACGCGGTCAACACCATCATCGTCGACTTCCGCGGCTACGATACCTACGGCGAAATCATCGTGCTGGGCATCGCCGCCCTTCTGATCTACGCGCTGGTTGAGGCGCTCTTGAAACCCGGCCCCGCCAATGACGCGCTCCACGCCATGGCCGCCACGCGCAAGGGCTTTGCCGGCGACCGCCACCCGCTGCTGATGGTGATGGCCACCCGCTTCATCCTGCCGGTTGCCATGGTGATCGGCGTCTTCATCTTCCTGCGCGGGCACAACCTGCCGGGTGGCGGCTTTATCGCGGGCCTCGTCTTCGCCATTGCCACCGTGATGCAATATATGGCCTCTGGCCTTGCCTGGACCGAAACACGCCAGCGCATCGACCACCACGCCCTCATCGCACTGGGCGCCTTGGTCGCTGCCGCTGCCGGCGTGGGCTCATGGCTCTTCGGCGCGCCCTTCCTCGCCTCCAGCTTCACCTATGTCCATCTCTGGCCGCTGGAAGAGTTTGAACTTGCCACCGCCGCCATCTTCGACCTTGGCGTCTTCCTCTGCGTTCTTGGCGCGGTGATGCTCGCCCTCAACTCACTCAGCCGGCTGGCCCGCCGCGCAGGCGAAACCACCAGCGCCGATCCCTATTCCGTGGATCGCCCGGAAGGGGGAAACTGA
- the deoC gene encoding deoxyribose-phosphate aldolase, which translates to MTTLTPSPTQLPQVAHPRNEGMPLDLDWVAAVQANTSAIERRAATLGGRRSVKKDWQAAWLLKAVSLIDLTTLSGDDTWGRVERLCAKARQPVSPWMLEKLGMEGLTVGAVCVYHDMVETAVRALEGSNIPVAAVSTGFPAGLSPFHLRIEEIRQSVAAGAREIDIVISRRHVLTGNWQALYDEMREMREACGPAHVKAILATGELATLRNVARASLVCMMAGADFIKTSTGKETVNATLPVSLTMIRAIRDYQDRTGIKVGYKPAGGISKAKDALLYLALMKDELGHPWLQPDLFRFGASSLLGDIERQLEHHLTGHYSAANRHPMG; encoded by the coding sequence GTGACCACTCTCACCCCCAGCCCGACCCAATTGCCTCAGGTCGCCCATCCAAGGAATGAGGGGATGCCCCTCGACCTCGACTGGGTCGCCGCCGTGCAGGCCAATACCTCCGCCATCGAACGCCGCGCCGCCACTTTGGGCGGCCGCCGGTCGGTCAAGAAGGACTGGCAGGCGGCATGGCTTCTCAAGGCCGTCTCGCTGATCGACCTCACCACCCTCTCGGGCGACGATACATGGGGCCGCGTCGAACGCCTCTGCGCCAAGGCGCGCCAACCCGTCAGCCCTTGGATGCTGGAAAAACTGGGGATGGAGGGGCTCACTGTCGGTGCCGTCTGCGTCTACCACGACATGGTCGAAACCGCCGTCCGCGCGCTTGAAGGCAGCAATATACCCGTCGCCGCAGTGTCTACAGGCTTCCCCGCAGGCCTTTCGCCCTTCCATCTGAGGATCGAAGAGATCCGCCAATCCGTCGCCGCTGGCGCGCGCGAGATTGATATCGTCATCTCCCGCCGCCACGTCCTGACCGGCAATTGGCAGGCGCTTTACGATGAAATGCGCGAAATGCGCGAAGCGTGCGGCCCCGCCCATGTAAAGGCGATCCTTGCTACGGGCGAACTGGCCACCCTGCGCAACGTCGCCCGCGCCTCGCTCGTCTGCATGATGGCGGGGGCCGATTTCATCAAAACCTCCACGGGGAAAGAGACCGTCAACGCCACGCTCCCCGTCTCGCTCACCATGATCCGCGCGATCCGCGATTATCAGGACCGCACCGGCATCAAAGTCGGCTACAAACCCGCAGGCGGCATCTCCAAGGCAAAGGACGCGCTTCTTTACCTCGCCCTGATGAAGGACGAACTCGGCCACCCATGGCTGCAACCTGATCTCTTCCGCTTCGGCGCCTCGTCCCTTCTGGGCGATATCGAACGCCAGCTTGAACACCACCTGACCGGCCACTACTCGGCCGCCAACCGCCACCCGATGGGATAA
- a CDS encoding Na+/H+ antiporter subunit E codes for MLRRLYPHPYLSLFLVVTWFLLVNQWKVGSLVMAIFLATVIPLLTAPYWPHRPKLNSMPALLSYVVLVVWDVIIANIQVAKIVLFMPRDRIQSAWIRVPIELKSPEAIALLAGTITMTPGTVTADMSACGRVLLIHSLHAPDPDAIRDDIKSRYESRLKRIFE; via the coding sequence ATGCTCCGCCGCCTTTACCCCCATCCCTATCTGTCGCTCTTCCTCGTGGTCACGTGGTTCCTTCTGGTGAACCAATGGAAGGTCGGCTCCCTCGTCATGGCGATCTTCCTCGCCACGGTGATCCCGCTGCTCACCGCGCCCTATTGGCCGCACCGGCCAAAGCTCAACAGCATGCCCGCGCTTTTGTCCTATGTCGTGCTGGTGGTCTGGGACGTCATCATCGCCAATATTCAAGTGGCCAAGATCGTCCTCTTCATGCCGCGCGACCGCATCCAATCGGCATGGATCCGCGTCCCGATCGAGTTGAAATCACCCGAGGCCATCGCCCTTCTGGCGGGCACCATCACCATGACCCCCGGCACTGTCACCGCCGACATGTCCGCCTGTGGGCGCGTGCTCCTGATCCACTCGCTGCACGCCCCCGACCCCGACGCCATCCGCGACGATATCAAGTCGCGCTATGAATCCCGGCTGAAGAGGATCTTCGAATGA
- a CDS encoding K+/H+ antiporter subunit F — protein MITYALAFALVCFGLGLILNLWRLVLGPTVADRVLALDTMVVNVIAIIVLYGIQTGLGINFEAAMLFAMTGFVGTVAFCKYLLRGSVIE, from the coding sequence ATGATCACCTACGCCCTTGCCTTCGCGCTTGTCTGTTTCGGCCTTGGCCTGATCCTGAACCTCTGGCGCCTTGTCCTTGGCCCCACCGTGGCCGACCGCGTCCTTGCGCTCGATACGATGGTGGTGAACGTCATCGCCATCATCGTCCTTTACGGCATCCAGACCGGCCTCGGCATCAACTTCGAGGCGGCGATGCTCTTCGCCATGACCGGTTTCGTCGGCACCGTCGCCTTTTGCAAATACCTCCTGCGGGGGAGCGTGATCGAATGA
- a CDS encoding Na+/H+ antiporter subunit C, translating to MEALIAIAIGTLTASGVYLMLRQRTFPVIIGLTLVSYAVNVFLFTAGRLVPGLPAIIAKDAAGYTDPLPQALVLTAIVISFGMTAVIVLMALGSWLEAGHDKVDMDDEKDEQETRA from the coding sequence ATGGAAGCCCTCATCGCCATCGCCATCGGCACCCTTACCGCCAGCGGCGTTTATCTGATGCTGCGCCAGCGCACCTTCCCGGTCATCATCGGGCTGACACTCGTTTCCTATGCGGTGAACGTGTTTCTCTTCACCGCAGGTCGCCTCGTGCCCGGCCTGCCCGCCATCATCGCCAAGGATGCGGCGGGATACACCGACCCGTTGCCGCAGGCGCTCGTTCTGACCGCCATCGTCATCTCTTTCGGCATGACCGCCGTCATCGTCCTTATGGCGCTTGGGTCATGGCTTGAGGCGGGCCATGACAAGGTCGACATGGACGATGAGAAAGACGAACAGGAGACCCGCGCATGA
- a CDS encoding monovalent cation/H+ antiporter subunit D: MYHWIIAPVVVPAILAPLVVLVMRNDLTLQRVFGLAGTLALAAIAAALLFAASHNGPEVYRLGNWPAPFGIVLVLDRLSAMMLMLTALLAIAVQLYVISTNWDARGRHFHALFLFQMMGINGAFLTGDAFNLFVFFEVLLIASYGLMIHGAGRDRLRAGVQYIAFNLIASTLFLFALATVYAVTGTLNMADIAVKVAALPEGDLALIRVAAILMLSVFAIKGALVPLQFWLPGTYANAPGPVAALFAIMTKVGAYAILRTSTLIFPPDTAATGSMVADLMLPAALVTLAVGSIGILGATTLPRLAAFSGIASMGTIFTAFAAFTPEATSAALYYLLHSTLATAAVFLIADLVTDRRGNATLTAQPRIAQQGLIAALFFANAIALAGMPPLSGFIGKLMVLDALRADAALIWTVILASSFLMVLGFGRAGSTLFWKSHATGEPADPHHSSEPLAFAAIGGLLAGLVLLTIFAGPVKDWLDTTAQAIHAPAAYITANDLPGVN; encoded by the coding sequence ATGTATCACTGGATCATCGCGCCCGTCGTCGTTCCGGCGATCCTCGCGCCGCTCGTCGTGCTGGTGATGCGCAACGACCTGACCTTGCAGCGCGTCTTCGGTCTGGCTGGCACCTTGGCGCTGGCGGCCATCGCCGCCGCCCTTCTTTTCGCCGCCAGCCATAACGGGCCCGAGGTTTACCGCCTCGGCAACTGGCCCGCCCCCTTCGGCATCGTTCTGGTGCTGGACCGTCTCTCGGCCATGATGCTGATGCTGACGGCCCTGCTTGCCATCGCGGTGCAGCTTTACGTCATCTCCACCAATTGGGATGCACGCGGGCGCCATTTCCATGCGCTCTTCCTGTTCCAGATGATGGGCATCAACGGGGCCTTCCTGACAGGCGATGCCTTCAACCTTTTCGTCTTCTTCGAAGTGCTGCTCATCGCCTCTTACGGCCTGATGATCCACGGTGCGGGACGCGACAGGCTGCGCGCGGGCGTTCAATATATCGCCTTCAACCTCATTGCCTCGACGCTCTTCCTTTTCGCGCTGGCCACGGTCTATGCCGTGACCGGCACGCTGAATATGGCCGATATCGCGGTCAAGGTCGCGGCCCTGCCCGAGGGCGATTTGGCCCTCATCCGCGTGGCGGCCATCCTGATGCTGTCGGTCTTCGCCATCAAGGGCGCGCTGGTACCGCTGCAATTCTGGCTGCCCGGCACGTATGCCAACGCGCCCGGTCCTGTGGCTGCCCTCTTCGCAATCATGACGAAGGTTGGCGCCTATGCCATCTTGCGCACCAGCACCCTGATCTTCCCGCCCGATACGGCGGCGACCGGCAGCATGGTGGCCGACCTGATGCTTCCCGCCGCACTTGTCACCCTTGCCGTGGGCTCCATCGGCATCCTCGGCGCGACGACCCTGCCCCGACTTGCGGCCTTCTCGGGCATCGCCTCCATGGGCACAATCTTCACCGCCTTCGCCGCCTTCACGCCCGAGGCGACCTCGGCCGCGCTCTACTACCTTCTGCATTCCACCCTCGCCACGGCGGCAGTCTTCCTGATCGCCGATCTGGTGACCGACCGGCGCGGCAACGCCACCCTCACCGCCCAGCCGCGCATCGCGCAACAAGGCCTCATCGCCGCGCTCTTCTTCGCCAACGCCATCGCGCTGGCCGGGATGCCGCCCCTGTCGGGCTTCATCGGCAAGCTGATGGTGCTGGACGCCCTGCGCGCCGATGCCGCGCTGATCTGGACCGTGATCCTCGCCTCGTCCTTCCTGATGGTTCTGGGTTTCGGTCGGGCAGGCTCCACCCTCTTCTGGAAATCCCATGCCACTGGCGAACCGGCCGACCCGCATCACAGCAGCGAACCCTTGGCCTTCGCCGCCATCGGCGGCCTTCTGGCAGGTCTTGTCCTGCTCACCATCTTCGCCGGCCCCGTGAAGGATTGGCTCGACACCACGGCGCAGGCAATCCACGCCCCCGCCGCCTATATCACCGCCAACGATCTGCCGGGGGTGAACTGA
- a CDS encoding cation:proton antiporter, protein MTYALEIVLSILLVVGGLFGLTGSYGLIRLKDRMQRLHAPTKASTVGLGTALLVSMFHGLLIGTGFSWQEVLVMLFIFVTAPITANYLSKVHLHSRHYDGQTPTTGVSRDWATFDEAPEDPEPQLPSRDS, encoded by the coding sequence ATGACCTACGCCCTCGAAATCGTGCTCTCTATCCTGCTTGTCGTCGGCGGCCTCTTCGGCCTCACAGGCAGCTACGGCCTCATCCGCCTCAAGGACCGGATGCAGCGCCTGCACGCCCCCACCAAGGCCTCCACCGTCGGCCTTGGAACGGCCCTTCTGGTCTCCATGTTCCACGGCCTTCTGATCGGCACGGGCTTTTCGTGGCAAGAGGTGCTGGTGATGCTCTTCATCTTCGTCACCGCCCCCATTACCGCCAATTACCTGTCCAAGGTCCATCTCCATTCCCGCCACTATGATGGGCAAACCCCGACCACAGGCGTCAGCCGCGATTGGGCCACCTTCGACGAAGCCCCCGAAGACCCGGAGCCGCAGCTTCCCAGCCGCGATTCCTGA